The Rhizobium rhizogenes sequence GGCGGTGGCAGGGGAGGCGTTCCGTTTCGCCGGCTGGACGGGCGCAGTACCGGAAGTGGCGTCCGTATTCACCATCCATACAAGTTGCTTATTACTCCAAAAAAAATCGGTCTTAGGCAAGCGGTGAAAGCTTCACTAATGTTTGCTCAACGATAGGGGACAGACATGCCATTCTCAGACTACAAGACCGCACTCGTGACCGGCGCATCCTCCGGAATTGGCGCCGCCGTTGTCGAGCGCCTTTGCCGCGAAGGGCTGGAGGTGCATGCGGTTGCCAGAAGCGCGGACGCTCTCAGCCAGCTGGCGAAGCGCACCGGCTGCTTTGCCCATGCCATTGACGTGACGGACCGGCCGGCGCTTGCGAAGCTCACCAGCGAGGTTGCGTTCGATGTCCTCGTCAACAATGCCGGCGTCGACCGCCCGAAGAAATTTCTGGAAGCGGATGAGAGCGATATCGATCTCCTGATCGACGTCAACCTGCGCGCCGTGCTGCATCTGTGCCGCATGGTGGTGCCGGGCATGGTGGCGCGTGATCGCGGCCACGTCATCAACATCTCCTCCATAGCCGGTAATTACAATTTCGGCGGCAATTCCACCTATCATGCCAGCAAGGCCGGCGTGGCGATGCTGTCAAACCAGCTGCGCATTGATGCTTTCGGCAAGCGCGTGCGGGTGACGGAAATCTGCCCCGGCCGCGTCGCAACCGATATTTTCAACCATGTGCATGGTAACGATCCGAGCATTCGCGAACGTTTCATCGATGGTTTCGAGCTGCCGCAGGCATCCGATATCGCCGATGCGATTGCCTTTGCCATCGCCGCACCCGTGTCCATGAATATCGGCCACATGGAAATTACCCCGACGCTTCAGGTCATGGGTGGGCTGCAGACGGCCAAGCCCCAGACGGTTGAAAATCGGCCGGCTGAGAATAAGGCGGCGGCGGGCGGAGCCGGAGGAAAAGTCGCGTGAGCGGTTTTGACCTCTGGGCAATCCTGAGCAATGCGGACTACGTCTCGATGCTTTTGCACGGCATCCAGATGACGTTCATCATCTATGCCGGCTCGTGGCTGCTGGCCATGTCGCTGGCCATCGTGCTGCTTGCCATTCGCCTGTCACCCTTCCGCTTCGGTGATCCGCTGGTGGCGGCCTATGTTTCCTATCATCGCAACGTGCCGACACTCGTGCAGCTGATGCTGTGGTATTTCGGCGTTTTCACGCTGCTGCCAAGCGGATTGGCCAGCTGGCTTTCCAGTCACAATGCGGAATCGATCTTCGCCATTATCGGCCTCGGCCTCTGTCAGGCCGCCTATTTCAGTGAGGATCTGCGTTCCGGCGTTCGCTCCATCAATCCCGGCCAGATGGAGGCCGCACGTGCGCTCGGGCATAGCTATGTCTCGGCCATGCGTTTCGTCATCATGCCGCAGGGCGTTCGCAACGCGCTGCCACCGCTGATCAACCACAGCACCTCGCTGTTCAAGAACAGCAGTCTCGGCGTTCTGATCGGGGCGCCTGAACTCACTCATGCGGTCAAGGAAGTCGAAAATCTCAGTTTCCGGACGTTTGAGGTCTATCTGGTCGCCACCGTGCTTTATCTGTTCTTCTCGCTGCTGATCATGGGTATCGGAGCCTATATCTCCATGCGCGCCGATCCGCTCAGGAGGGCACGGGCATGATCCACGATATGATTGCAATCGTGCAGGATTACTGGCTGCTGCTCCTCATCGGCCAATATCCCAACGGGCCGCTGGGCGGCCTTGCCAACACGCTCATCCTGTCGGCGCTCAGCATCGCGCTCGCCTTTCCCGTCAGCATTCTGATGGCGCTGGCGCGGCTGTCGAAATGGCGGGTCCTGCGCTGGCCGGTCACCGCGGTGGTGTATTTCACCCGCGGCGTGCCGCTGCTGATGCTCATCCTCTGGAGCTATTTTCTCGTTCCGCTCTGGACCGGGGCGGATGTGCCGAGCTTCGTGACGATGCTGGCGACGCTCGTCATCTATCAGGGCGCGTTCATGAGCGAAGTCGTCCGAGCCGGCATCGTATCGCTGGGCACGGGGCAGATGGATGCGGCACGGGCGCTCGGCCACGGATATTTCGGTGCGATGCGCTACATCATCCTGCCGCAGGCGCTCTACAACATGATCCCGAGCCTGATCTCGACCTTCGTGTCGACCATCAAGGAT is a genomic window containing:
- a CDS encoding SDR family oxidoreductase — protein: MPFSDYKTALVTGASSGIGAAVVERLCREGLEVHAVARSADALSQLAKRTGCFAHAIDVTDRPALAKLTSEVAFDVLVNNAGVDRPKKFLEADESDIDLLIDVNLRAVLHLCRMVVPGMVARDRGHVINISSIAGNYNFGGNSTYHASKAGVAMLSNQLRIDAFGKRVRVTEICPGRVATDIFNHVHGNDPSIRERFIDGFELPQASDIADAIAFAIAAPVSMNIGHMEITPTLQVMGGLQTAKPQTVENRPAENKAAAGGAGGKVA
- a CDS encoding amino acid ABC transporter permease yields the protein MSGFDLWAILSNADYVSMLLHGIQMTFIIYAGSWLLAMSLAIVLLAIRLSPFRFGDPLVAAYVSYHRNVPTLVQLMLWYFGVFTLLPSGLASWLSSHNAESIFAIIGLGLCQAAYFSEDLRSGVRSINPGQMEAARALGHSYVSAMRFVIMPQGVRNALPPLINHSTSLFKNSSLGVLIGAPELTHAVKEVENLSFRTFEVYLVATVLYLFFSLLIMGIGAYISMRADPLRRARA
- a CDS encoding amino acid ABC transporter permease → MIHDMIAIVQDYWLLLLIGQYPNGPLGGLANTLILSALSIALAFPVSILMALARLSKWRVLRWPVTAVVYFTRGVPLLMLILWSYFLVPLWTGADVPSFVTMLATLVIYQGAFMSEVVRAGIVSLGTGQMDAARALGHGYFGAMRYIILPQALYNMIPSLISTFVSTIKDTTLGYVINVPDLTFAANQVNNQLLTQPFQVFLILALVYYIICWSLTHVANLLERRIARRRAGPRGKLAADTAPAPANIVTEQL